A segment of the Gossypium hirsutum isolate 1008001.06 chromosome D10, Gossypium_hirsutum_v2.1, whole genome shotgun sequence genome:
AACATACAATTTGCTGTGCTTTTCCAAAACAGCCGCTAAATATATAGATAAGCAATGTCATTAAAACCTTTATAAccaataaaattatgaaatttgtcaATTAACTAAAATAGACAGGAAGACAAATGTTTATTGTATTTGTATCatagaaattaacaaaaaattatgCTACATTAGTAATTTACCACGAAtagctaattaatttttttttaaatatttttttaaatttttagacaaAATGTCATCTTTGTCATCTATATATGACACGTagataacattatttaaatgttgTCGGATGAATATTTATTCGATTAAAAATAAGGGCTAATTTAAGCcttttttaatatgttaacttaTTTAGTTTGGATTTCCGTCTCTagagttatataatatatatataaattctgtAAACGAAAAAGAATAGTTTTGtcccaaaaaaaaataaaaaaaaaacttaatcctTTTATATATAGTTGATGCATGAGCCAAGAAAACATGTGAGTAGTAGTGGGGCTGGCAGGGATTACGGtaccttaaaatggaaaatttctttatttagatattgtaaatgttttaaaattttaatttagtaaagataaaattatactttgatctctttaaaaatgatgaaattttgatttaatcttttaaaaattataaagataaaaataaaaatttaatttcagtccCTTTAAAACTTTTCTACCTTCACCCCTGCAAGAAAACTATgagtttttttagaaaaaaaaaagagctaataatcaaataaacatcatcttcttcttcttcttcaaattattaaatttatttatatattaatataagcaTCGGAATAATTATCGActtaaaactttgttttttttatagaaaaatgactatttttttcttcttcaaaataataaatttatttaatattatataagcaTTTAATGACACTTATAGATAAGTTCTTAGCCGCCGCATTTTTATATTCAATTGTTCCCATTCTGACTTCTTGCACCAACGGcataaaaaggttaaaattgaCCACAAGTCCTTGTACTCTttacaaaattgaaatttagtttttatacttttattttcatgatttaaatccctctattttttcagattttaaattcAAGTCCAACTGTTACCACTgccaatttctttttttattgttaaatttgttgatgtgatattttggaattaaaaaaaaactcacttgataGCCATGTAAGTAAAAAATAACGTCGTAATgcacttgaattttgaaatataaaaagtggaaagactaaattcctaaaaatgaaattaaaaagattaaattttaaattttaaaaagtataaggacttataCAATATTTTAACGTTGGAAAAACTATACAAAATgggtttatatttaatttaaggaACAAAAACTTCCTCACGTCTTCCTAATGTTTAGATTTATCTATTATATACTTGTTAAACACGACATGTACGattatacatataatatgttaCTAGAACTCGTTTGACATATGCATATATTATAATGTTTTTTTCTATTAAACAAACAAGTTTATTGTAGAATTTAATAACCCATCTTATATATCTATAATCTATAACTATATATAAGcgtcgattgagttttaattctGTTGATATAGGTATTGTTACAAATGTAAGAGTAAGTAAGTTCGAACGCATTAActtcctcttatttatgggttgagggGGGATTATGGATAGTTCTAAGTACCGTATCAAAAATAAAGATATGATCAGaacttaaaatgaaattattcaaatatatatataaaactatatattataatgttttctttttttcatttttttataattaaaataggtTTTCTTCGTTTGGGTGGGagtgaaagaagagaaaaaaaatgggtCTAATTATTTTTCAATCCCTGCATCTTTTGCAATTTTAGACTTTAATCTATCTACttgcttttaattttaaaaatttactttgATTTAACTGATAAATTTATGGAATGGAATTTAATGCacatgcttttatatatatataattttttttctagatctATGTAATGTGGGAAAACAAAATCAACACCATATCTAGGCATGGATGGATCCatgaaataaatgtattttataagaatttttttttaataatgaatCAATGTCTATTTTACGAACTTCGAAAAATATTTATAGTTATCGTTATTATTAATAAtgtcatttttaataaaacaacgTGTCTTAAGATTGTTATATTATACGTTCATAACGGCAATAAGAATGACAGGAaagtaataagaaaaaaaataagaacacgTAAATTTTACAATGAAAACCTTTATTATGAAAAGCTACGGGTAGAGAAGGAGAAATTTACTAACGCTAAAAAACAACAATACAAGAGGTTTTTGACTACATTGGGTACTTgttgataaatttaatataatgatactaCTAGATAAAATGTACTTGTTATTTTTCACTAgtgtaatatattttttatttcttcataTTCGTTCGCAATTTATAATTttcgaaaaactcgataaaaaatttaaattttgaattaaatagttcgagttattcgaataagcacgaataaagaaaatcaaaatttccggtttaactcgaatacgaattacacaattcgagttatccgaaaatccgaaTAAGGAAAtacaaaactacgtcgttttggtAAATGTTTATCCATCAACCTTacttatgtagttaaataatcttgtactttgtCTACCAGTTAAATATGCAGtccatgtaaacgcaacattgagtataaataataagattcattaaCTCAACTCGACCCGACCGAATACTCATATctatttataattcattttaggttttttcttcttcttctttttttttttattcataagAGTAAGTTTAAATACTGACAACTTCAACTAACAAATTGTCTAAAAGGTTGACATATAAATAAGATGGACCCCCCACCATTACCATTTAAGAAATGCACCAAACTCTTTACCATACTCTATGTTCCCACGTCATAATTCATCTTCTAGATGCTTACAACTGCTAACCTAGACTTTTCACTTAACTTAATTTTGCCTAGAGCTtgtaacatatatattttttatgttataaattaattcacatcaaaatatgatttttctctttttatttaatttaatttttttgtcattaCATCACAAGTTCAATCAAGGGTAGGTAGGGATCTTAACCTCTTAATTAAATGAGAAAATTCTTTTTAAGCCCTTCCTAAAATTGAAGCTATCAATTTaagctcttttttttaaatattcaattaaatgaaaaaaaatgttggaaaatattgcatgttattatttactatcaaaAAAGGTTAGCCTAAATTAAGagtgatttaatttggttaaaatttattgggttttagttattaaataaaatatgagccaggtatgtgtagatactctagtaactaatttctaattgatgatgggttcattagaaattagggttaatgtacgaaagttatatattagggttatggtcccgaatttacacataacttaacttttctaatatctcatctttagaaaagagagagtcaCCTTCTCTAAATTACTTgcgtgctaatttggaagatcaaaaccatAAGACTTGAAGAATTCAAGATATCGGTGGATTCAAGTACGCTTTCGCATATAGTTTTGTTCCtgatttattcttaataattTGACAAGACATATTCTAATTtacacttttaaaatttatattagattttatttttactattctaacaaaaaaaaaatcacttttggtcctttaaaaaaaatagtaattcaCTTCAAGCCATCTAAAAAATTCGTGATTTTTTTTCCTAAGCTTAGTTAACATTTTGTcatatataattcaaatatatatattatatttgcatggaattgaacagttgatttgtttatatgaATGGGGTTTTGAGCTCTCATCTAATTTGGTTCTTTGATATTTTGTTATGACATTTTTTTTATCCTAATTTaaattgggattttttttatatagaagGAATGGTCAGAGGTTCACTACCTACCAAGTTGAAAAAATGTTCCATATAAGGGAAATATTGAACTTTACCTAAATTTATTGATGTCTAGTGGATTTTGTATTATGTATAGGTTGACCATAACCATTTTAATTTTTGGACCAACCATCATACCATATTATAATTAAAGGGGTACATAAGTTAGACCAAATTTAGACTTAAATATGttaaaagtttttataatttttttaaaatttaaaattcagtacttataatttaattttaagactttatttttatttaaaaattttaattcctttgtcaattttgttgttaaaattgaTAATGTGACtataataaaaaaggtaaaataactattttatccCTCAACATTTAAATTTTTCTGTCAATTTAGTTTTTACTCCTTAAAAGCACATAAACAGTTACAGaaacatgtttttaaaattttaaagttttttcgTATTTTCAATAAAAGTATAACaattgtgaaatttttttaactctttaaaattgaaaaaataaaaataattttaaaaaatatgaaaattttcaagaattttaaaaatatgttatttactCCATGTATATAGTAATAAGATCTCGAGCTATTTGTTAAACCCGATCCCCATCCCTATcttcaaattattttagtttGAATCGATTTAGAGtttgttctttattttaaaattattttatactaacattttatatactttataattaaatttacataaaaatatatttttatatatgattaatctaacttaaaataaaaaaaatattgttctaatttgttttaatatagaCCAAACGAATAGCTCAAAGTTTAGAGAGACTTTATTGCCATTCGTGGAGTAAATAAcacaattttgaatttttgaaaaaaattatatttttcatattttataaaaatatttaaaatgaattgttataaatcatttttattttttaaattttaaagagtttttaaattttcacgttttacatatttttattgaaaatacaaaaaaaaacttttaatttttaatatatatttttgaaaatttttatatagttttaaataGTAAGGACCAATTTGCTaaaattgtaaatgttgaggactaaaggagttattttattttatctataatAACCGCATCACCAATTCTAACGGCAAATTTGACAAAAGGACCAAgattgttaaataaaaaaaatataaaaactcaaTGTCTGAAAATTAAAATGTCGCCAAACTAAAATATAAggactatattttaaaattaagaaaaatataagaacCTTTAGCAtatttaaactttcaaattttttctaaacCTCTCCATTTTTTTGTTTCAGCCAAAACACTGTtcatattaataaataacaaACTCAGCCTTCcatagtatttaaaataattacaaaaatttatgttattttaattaatttagtatgtgataatttaatatatactttttatttaaatatagataatgtaacatatattttaatgtttatattgtagtgttatatattattaatttaatttttatatgatgtaaaaatataaaaataaaataacatattacATGATTAAGAATAAATTTGgttgaacttagatgtttgagtTCAAACTCATAGTAggtatgataattttatttttgctaaaTAAATTTagtgagcttttttttttttttttgctaaattcaTTTTTAGGAATGATAATTTTGTATCCCACCAAAGTTCATGTGAGATTTCGAGCTTAGGGAGGTAGCTCGGTCTTTAAATAGAGCAGGCTTGAAATGGATCTCATAGCAGGATAAACaatacttaaaagaaaaaaacacaatTGGATATACTAAGTAATAGTCCATTGTCGTCCAGTGGTTAGGATACTTGGCTTTCACCCAAGAGACCCGGGTTCAATTCCCGGCAATGGAATTTTTCTCTTTCCCTTTGCGAGTTTTTTTAGAGCCAATTGCACTAAATATCCTCTAACTATTACCCATATTTTAAGTTGATCTCTAAACTTTAGAACATTCTAATCATACTCCCAAACTATTAAGGTTATATTGATAAGTTCTTCCATTACTAAAACTCTTAATTTAACCTGTTAAGTGACACATTATATCTTATGCAGTTATATCACATAAGATATGATATATTATTAACGGTAAAGTTAACAATTTCAGTAACAGAAAGGCTTGATTACTGTAATCTTAATAGTTTATAGAtgtaattaaaactttttaaaatttaagaatcaatttaaaatatgagtcatagTTTAGAAATTTATAGTgaaatttactaatttttaataaaaaaaaaagaaaatctcaCTTGATTCCTTAAATATATtctcattttattaaattttaataaaattttcacttttcttatttttttttaatacaaaaacgAACATCACACTTGATTTCTTAAATAGCTTCTCATATTCAGAACCTTTTACAGCATTAAAATGAAACTATTGTGAAACTAGCAAAGGCTAATTAGatacaatacaataaaataaaataaaaaaacatttctaACACATTAGAATATTAATCAAATAAGTCCTATGTTACAAGCATCTCCTGCTCCCCACTTTGCTTTTCATCAATGGCCTTAAGAACAGCATCAGTAATATCTTTCATATCACTTGTTTTCTGGTCTTGACCTACACCAATAATGGCTTCCATGGAAAAGAAATGTCTGCAAGACACCCTAGCTTGAACAACATTAAGACCCAGTTCATCAAATACCTCTAATATTGACACCAACTTGTCCCCTCCTTTGTTGCAAGCCACTCTAACCACAAATTGTTCTCCACTAATCTTCTCCACCTTCACCTCCTGTTTAAGCTTTCCCATGAATATATATTGAGAATTTTGTACttaaataccaaaaatatttGGTAAAAGTACCATTGAGGCTCTTATACTAAAAATCGAACTGTATTTTGTcccatttattcaaaaaatagacaaattagtccctgtacattatattaaagagcaaattgatcattctgttaaaaatttcatccatttttacttttaaaaacttATCCTTATACGTCAGAATGAGGTAACcacaccaatttttaacagtagaaatagatgaaatttttaacagaggACTAATTTGTGCACTTTTTTATGAAGGGGCAAAATACATTCTGACTCTTAGTGTAGGGTCTCCATGGCACTTTTACCGAAAAATGTaaagatgaaaaatatataaaactaagcATATTATTATTACCTTTGGGATTCGTATGTTCTTCAATAGGTTTTGGTATTCTCTTTGTATCTCTTCCAACTTGACTTTGAGCTTGTAAAAATGGAGAAGAATATTTATGATACTGCAACTCCTTTtaaccttttcaaaaaaaaaaaacaaaaaaacaaaaaaacaaaacaactaGGGTATTAAGTGAAGCTGTTAAGTTTATTgaaaccaaaaaagaaagaaagaaagaaaattattttcagtaATTACAGATTTGGGTTTGTTGAGAGTTTGCAGAAGGTGAAGCTTTCTAAGAGATGCTGTTCTTCTTTGCAGCTTAGTAGCCATCTTTTTTCAATGTAAAAATGTAGAAAGATTTGAATGCAATGGCTTGGCTTTTTATAGGAAGAGAGAGGAAAAAAGGGTATGTCTTGGAATCCAATATTTTGGTTGCTAattttgatggtttgatggttTGATGGAATGATTGTCAGCTATACTCTAAATTTAGATAGTATCCAATAAGGGGATATGAACATGTGATAAGATAGATTGGTTGGAAGTGGGTAAGGGCAAAATTTTTAAGACATTTATaacagacaaaaaaaaaaaggttttcgtTAATTAACGTAATAATTAAAGGGTATTCAGTGACAATGAAGTATGGACAACATGAGAAACAGTGGGCCACTTGTGGGGTGGCTAACAACAAATACTAAAATGATGGATCATATGGATTATTA
Coding sequences within it:
- the LOC107908255 gene encoding uncharacterized protein isoform X1; this translates as MATKLQRRTASLRKLHLLQTLNKPKSVKRSCSIINILLHFYKLKVKLEEIQREYQNLLKNIRIPKLKQEVKVEKISGEQFVVRVACNKGGDKLVSILEVFDELGLNVVQARVSCRHFFSMEAIIGVGQDQKTSDMKDITDAVLKAIDEKQSGEQEMLVT
- the LOC107908255 gene encoding uncharacterized protein isoform X2, coding for MATKLQRRTASLRKLHLLQTLNKPKSVKRSCSIINILLHFYKLKVKLEEIQREYQNLLKNIRIPKEVKVEKISGEQFVVRVACNKGGDKLVSILEVFDELGLNVVQARVSCRHFFSMEAIIGVGQDQKTSDMKDITDAVLKAIDEKQSGEQEMLVT